The following nucleotide sequence is from Achromobacter spanius.
GACACCTTGTCCTTGTTCTGTTTGACGTATTCGGCCAGTTCCTTGATGTTGTTAGGCGGGAAGTCCGACCGCGCGATGATGGTCATGGGTACATCAACCACCAGGCCGATGGGTTCGAAGCCCTTGAACGGGTCGTAGCCGGGGTTCTTGTACAGCGACGGAGCGGTCGTGAAGCCCGCGTGCATCAGCAGGACGGAATAGCCGTCCGGCTGGGCGCGCGCCACTTGCGTCGTGCCGATCGTGCCGCCAGCGCCGCCCTTGTTTTCAACCACGACCGTCTGCCCCAGGCTTGGACGCATGGCTTCCGCCAGCGAGCGGGCAACGTTGTCGGTGGGACCACCTGCGGCGAACGGCACCACCATATTGATGGGGCGGTCCGGAAATTCCGCTTGGGCGGCGCCGGCCGCGAACATGGCGCTGGCCGCGAGCAGGGCCGAAAGCGTGCGGGGAATTAGGGTCATGAAGTCTCCAATTGCAGGGTTTTGCTTGCTGCGATTTAGTTATAGACCACTGATTTATGGTGTGTTTTTTCTGTCATCAGCGTGCAAGCAGTTTAGAAAAGAATTGATACGCCGTCATGTCCGGTATTTCCCGAATCATGGGAAAAACTTGTCGTGGATCAAAGACATGCAATCCCTTGCACCGTTAAAGTGCAAACACTTGTTGCGTTGCACAAAAACCGCTTGACAACAATTTCTGCCAGTCTAGAATGTGAATTGTGCAGTGCATCAAACGGGCCGGCGGTAGCTTGTAGTACCAGTTTCCGCGCACGTTTCTATCTTTCGTCGCAGACAACCAATCCTTCTTGCCGGAAAGCGTCCGGCTACCACTAAAGGAGCATTCTATGAGCGCAATTCCGCAACAAGTCCTGGACCGCCAAAAGGCCAGCATCAACACTTTCGTGGCTGCCCAGTCCGCCGTTTTCGCCGGCTTTGAAAAGCTGGTCGAGCTGAACATGAAGGTCGTGCGCGCCACGCTGGACGAAGTCGCCCAGAAGTCGCAGCAAGCCTCTGAAGTCAAGGACCCGCAGGAAGCCGCGGCGTTTGCCTCGGGCCTGCTGCAGCCGGGCGCTGAAAAGGCCATGGCCTACACCAAGCACGTGTATGACATCGTTGCCGGTGTGCAAGGCAGCCTGGTCAAACTGACCGAAGAGCAAATCGCTGAAAACCAGCAGCAACTGAGCGAAGCCGTCGACCAATTGTCGAAGAACGCTCCGGCTGGTTCGGAAAGCGCCGTCGCCTTGATCAAGTCCTCGCTGGCCACCGCGACCAGCGCCTACGATTCCGTGAGCAAGGCCGCCAAGCAGGCTGCTGAAGTTGCCGAGTCGAACCTGAATGCCGCCGCCAACGCGACCTTCAAGGCTGCAACGGATGCCGCCGACGCCGCCACCAAGGTTGCCAGCCGTAGCCGTCGCACCGCCTGATTCTTGGCGCGCGATGCTGCGCAAATCGCAGTAATGTAGTACTGTTGAGTGACAGAGCAGAGCTGGAATTAGGGCCACCCACAGGGTGGCCCCTTTTTTTGCCTGACGCTTTTTGTCCTGCTGCGCAAGGCCGGGGCCGCGCACCGCCCCTTGATGGCTAGCGTTTTGCCGTGGCTCGCACGCATTCGGTGACCAGAGCAGGGCCGCGATAGATCAGGCCGGTGTACAACTGCACTGCATCCGCGCCCGCGGCCATTTTTTCGCGCGCCTGCTGGCCCGACAGCACACCGCCCACGCCGATGATCGCCAGGCTGTCGCCCAGTTTTTCCTTCAGGCGGCGTATTACTTTCAACGACAACTCATGCACCGGCGCACCCGACAAGCCGCCGGCTTCTTCGGCATGCGCCTGGCCCGTGACCGCGTCGCGAGACAGCGTGGTGT
It contains:
- a CDS encoding phasin family protein, coding for MSAIPQQVLDRQKASINTFVAAQSAVFAGFEKLVELNMKVVRATLDEVAQKSQQASEVKDPQEAAAFASGLLQPGAEKAMAYTKHVYDIVAGVQGSLVKLTEEQIAENQQQLSEAVDQLSKNAPAGSESAVALIKSSLATATSAYDSVSKAAKQAAEVAESNLNAAANATFKAATDAADAATKVASRSRRTA